Proteins from a single region of Congzhengia minquanensis:
- a CDS encoding alpha-L-fucosidase yields the protein MSSYVTRKTPGDTAWFTHDRFGMFIHFGLYAMPARHEWIKMREMITEEHYDKYFKYFNPDMYDPKEWARQAKAAGMKYVVLTTKHHEGFCLFDSKFTDYKSTNTPFGRDIVREYVDAFRAEGLHIGFYYSLIDWHHPEFPIDMIHPRREDANAEELSRGRDVHKYAEYMRNQVTELLTNYGKIDVLWFDFSYSNHEVPEKSPWMKGKGKDDWEAEKLIQTARELQPGIIIDNRTEIEQDLWTPEQYQPLSWVRHAETGELVTWEACQTFSGSWGYFRDEMTWKSPEMLVQMLINTVSIGGNLLMNVGPTARGYLDYRAENALKVYADWMKYHSRSIYGCTMAEPEFQEPRGCRLTQSVDGKRLYIHLCEYPYKFLELPGYAGKVDYAQLLNDGSELKMTENEVQHFSEGRSKSDGLLVIELPEVKPPVIVPVIELFLK from the coding sequence ATGTCAAGCTATGTAACAAGAAAAACGCCGGGCGACACGGCGTGGTTCACGCACGACCGTTTCGGCATGTTTATCCATTTTGGATTGTATGCAATGCCGGCCCGCCACGAGTGGATTAAAATGCGGGAAATGATTACGGAAGAGCACTATGACAAGTATTTTAAGTATTTTAACCCCGACATGTACGACCCGAAAGAGTGGGCGCGCCAGGCAAAGGCGGCCGGAATGAAATATGTGGTGCTTACCACAAAACACCACGAAGGATTTTGCCTGTTTGACTCAAAGTTTACGGATTACAAATCCACAAATACGCCGTTTGGACGCGACATTGTCCGCGAATATGTAGATGCGTTCCGTGCAGAGGGACTGCACATTGGATTTTATTACTCTCTGATCGACTGGCATCACCCGGAATTTCCAATCGACATGATTCACCCCAGAAGGGAGGATGCAAATGCGGAGGAATTAAGTCGCGGCAGGGACGTACATAAATATGCGGAATACATGCGGAATCAGGTGACCGAGCTGTTAACAAACTATGGGAAAATAGATGTGCTGTGGTTCGATTTTTCATACTCCAACCATGAAGTTCCTGAAAAGTCCCCCTGGATGAAAGGTAAGGGCAAAGATGACTGGGAGGCGGAGAAACTAATTCAAACTGCAAGAGAATTGCAGCCGGGAATTATTATTGACAACCGCACGGAAATTGAACAGGACTTGTGGACACCGGAGCAGTATCAGCCTCTTTCCTGGGTCCGCCATGCAGAAACCGGCGAGCTTGTTACGTGGGAAGCCTGCCAGACTTTTTCCGGCTCCTGGGGATATTTTCGTGACGAAATGACATGGAAATCGCCTGAAATGCTTGTTCAAATGCTGATTAACACTGTTTCAATCGGCGGAAACCTGCTGATGAATGTGGGACCAACCGCAAGAGGCTATCTTGATTACCGGGCGGAAAACGCACTGAAGGTGTATGCGGACTGGATGAAATATCATTCCCGTTCTATTTACGGCTGCACCATGGCGGAACCGGAATTTCAAGAACCGCGGGGATGCCGTCTTACACAGTCTGTTGACGGAAAACGGCTTTATATCCACCTTTGTGAATATCCCTATAAATTTTTAGAGCTTCCCGGATATGCCGGAAAAGTGGACTATGCACAGCTGCTAAACGATGGAAGCGAGCTGAAAATGACAGAGAACGAAGTGCAGCATTTCAGCGAAGGCAGAAGCAAATCAGACGGCCTTTTGGTAATTGAGCTGCCTGAGGTGAAGCCTCCGGTTATCGTGCCTGTAATTGAGCTCTTCTTAAAATAA
- a CDS encoding NAD(+) synthase — protein MFDFVRISCCVPKVAVANTEKNTQDIIKKLKEAEAAKSNFIVFPELCITGYTCGDLFFQERLMSGVNESLFKIASATENSEAVVVLGAPINIAGQLYNCSVVLAKGKIIGIVPKTFIPNYNEFYEKRWFSSAEDLTEPYMNSKNLFPENDYSYDIPLGSSLIFETENGIKFGAEICEDLWMPVPPCIGLALHGAELIFNLSASNETIGKRTYRRDMVKQQSSKCYCAYAYVSCGTDESTTDLIFSGHSLVAENGTITFENKKFLDTDYVLTADVDLGKIKADRLKYKSYKDATSLYQGDSVKFVKLPAVTESDGMLYEVRKHPFIPSEKKARIERCLNIFEMQTQALKKRLAITGGRAVIGVSGGLDSTLALLVTSAAVKQLGLPPTNICAVTMPCFGTTDRTFHNAVALMESLGVTTKNISIKEACVQHFKDIGHDINVHDITYENVQARERTQVLMDMSNEFGGIVVGTGDLSELALGWCTYCGDQMSMYGVNAGVPKTLVRWMINSLTENNVFPESTEILKDVADTPISPELLPPDAEGKIAQKTEDVVGPYELHDFFLYYVLRYGFSPAKIYCLANRAFAGIYDKATVLKWLKTFYKRFFTQQFKRSCMPDGVKIGSVCLSPRGDWRMPSDAESTIWINEVETLGE, from the coding sequence ATGTTTGATTTTGTAAGGATTTCCTGCTGCGTGCCAAAGGTCGCAGTGGCCAATACGGAAAAAAACACACAGGATATTATCAAAAAATTAAAGGAAGCAGAGGCAGCAAAATCAAATTTCATTGTGTTTCCCGAATTGTGTATCACCGGTTACACCTGCGGCGATCTGTTTTTTCAGGAAAGGCTTATGTCCGGGGTGAACGAGTCGCTTTTTAAAATCGCATCTGCCACAGAAAACAGTGAAGCTGTTGTGGTTTTGGGCGCGCCGATAAATATTGCCGGCCAACTTTATAACTGCTCGGTGGTTCTTGCAAAGGGAAAAATTATTGGCATTGTGCCAAAAACCTTTATTCCCAATTACAACGAGTTTTATGAAAAACGGTGGTTCTCCTCAGCGGAAGACTTAACAGAGCCTTACATGAATTCCAAAAACCTGTTTCCCGAAAACGATTACAGCTATGATATTCCCCTGGGCAGCAGCTTAATTTTTGAAACGGAAAACGGCATTAAATTTGGCGCAGAAATTTGTGAAGACCTATGGATGCCGGTGCCGCCCTGCATTGGGCTGGCGCTGCACGGCGCGGAACTGATTTTTAATTTGTCTGCCAGCAACGAAACCATTGGGAAACGGACTTACCGACGGGATATGGTAAAACAGCAGTCCTCAAAATGCTACTGTGCCTATGCCTATGTTTCCTGCGGGACAGACGAGTCCACCACAGACCTGATTTTTTCAGGCCACAGCCTTGTTGCGGAGAACGGGACCATTACGTTTGAAAATAAAAAGTTTTTGGATACGGATTATGTGCTCACAGCCGACGTGGATCTGGGAAAAATTAAAGCTGACCGGTTAAAATATAAAAGCTATAAAGACGCTACCAGTCTATATCAGGGAGATTCTGTAAAATTTGTGAAGCTTCCGGCCGTGACAGAAAGCGACGGAATGTTATATGAGGTGCGAAAACACCCGTTTATTCCGTCAGAGAAAAAAGCAAGAATAGAGCGGTGTTTAAACATTTTTGAAATGCAGACACAAGCGTTAAAAAAACGGCTCGCCATCACAGGGGGCAGGGCGGTTATCGGTGTGTCCGGCGGGCTGGACTCGACGCTGGCACTTTTGGTGACCTCAGCTGCTGTTAAGCAGCTGGGACTTCCGCCCACCAACATATGCGCTGTTACCATGCCGTGTTTCGGAACTACAGACAGAACGTTTCACAACGCGGTGGCGCTGATGGAATCGCTGGGAGTGACCACGAAGAACATCTCTATTAAAGAAGCGTGTGTCCAGCATTTTAAAGACATTGGACACGACATAAACGTTCACGACATTACTTATGAAAATGTGCAGGCCAGGGAGCGCACCCAGGTGCTGATGGATATGTCGAATGAATTTGGCGGAATTGTGGTGGGAACCGGTGACTTGAGCGAGCTTGCGCTGGGCTGGTGCACCTATTGCGGCGACCAGATGAGTATGTACGGCGTAAACGCGGGAGTTCCCAAAACCTTGGTTCGCTGGATGATTAACAGTTTGACGGAAAACAATGTTTTTCCCGAAAGCACAGAAATTTTAAAAGACGTGGCAGACACCCCCATCAGCCCGGAGCTTTTGCCGCCGGATGCAGAGGGTAAAATTGCACAGAAAACAGAAGACGTAGTTGGGCCTTATGAGCTGCACGACTTCTTCTTATACTATGTTTTGCGTTATGGATTTTCACCTGCCAAAATTTATTGTTTGGCTAACAGAGCTTTTGCAGGAATTTATGATAAAGCAACGGTTTTAAAGTGGCTGAAAACCTTTTATAAACGCTTTTTTACACAGCAGTTTAAGCGGAGCTGCATGCCGGACGGCGTGAAAATTGGCAGCGTGTGCCTCTCGCCCAGGGGGGACTGGAGAATGCCCAGCGACGCGGAAAGCACAATTTGGATCAACGAAGTGGAAACATTGGGTGAATAA
- a CDS encoding helix-turn-helix domain-containing protein: MNIKKNTQVAKLFNDLSITIADNGYAKLSTDWHAENVCSPFSRIYFILNGEGYAKSKNEFIKLSAGNCYFLPAGLTYDYWCETSLSQLFFHVNVTEPGGQNFFGAARSFASFPISPETIDKILFYYQSKDFLNGLKMKAYIEYALTRFIDQYQIRGFSGDNYSPEVLKATKFISRNLSIQLKAADIAASLFISESKLTKEFKAETGMTIGKYTDGLIFSRAEFLLSKTSYSIKSISNELGFCDQFYFARRFRQTYGETPLAYRKRVQAASKI, encoded by the coding sequence ATGAATATCAAAAAGAACACACAGGTCGCAAAACTTTTTAACGACTTAAGCATCACCATAGCCGACAACGGATATGCCAAGCTTTCCACCGACTGGCATGCTGAGAATGTCTGCTCCCCGTTTTCTAGAATTTATTTTATTTTAAACGGTGAGGGTTATGCAAAAAGTAAAAACGAATTTATAAAACTATCCGCAGGCAACTGCTATTTTCTACCCGCCGGGCTGACTTATGACTATTGGTGCGAAACCTCCCTAAGCCAGCTGTTTTTCCATGTGAATGTGACGGAACCCGGCGGTCAAAACTTTTTTGGGGCTGCCCGTTCCTTTGCCAGCTTCCCCATAAGCCCGGAAACGATAGACAAGATTTTGTTTTATTATCAGTCGAAAGACTTTTTAAACGGTTTGAAAATGAAAGCATATATAGAATATGCGCTCACCCGCTTTATCGACCAGTATCAAATTCGTGGTTTTTCCGGCGACAACTATTCGCCTGAGGTTCTAAAGGCCACAAAATTTATCAGCCGCAACCTTTCTATTCAGCTGAAAGCCGCCGACATTGCCGCCAGCCTGTTTATTTCGGAAAGCAAGCTCACCAAAGAATTCAAAGCAGAAACCGGCATGACGATTGGTAAATATACCGACGGGTTAATTTTTTCCCGGGCAGAGTTTCTGCTTTCCAAAACCAGCTATTCCATTAAAAGCATCAGCAATGAGCTGGGGTTCTGCGACCAGTTTTATTTTGCCCGGCGTTTTCGGCAAACGTACGGCGAAACGCCCCTTGCATACAGAAAAAGAGTTCAGGCCGCCAGCAAAATTTAA